Part of the Geobacter pickeringii genome, AGGCGATCACCCACGGCATGATCACCAAGGCGATCGAGAACGCCCAGAAGAAGGTGGAGGCCCACAACTTCGAGATCCGCAAGCACCTCATCGAGTACGATGACGTCATGAACAAGCAGCGCGAGGTGATCTACACCCAACGCCGCGAAATCCTGGGGGGCGAGGATATCCGCGGAAACTTCACCCAGATGCTCGACGACACCATCGAGGATATCGCCGCTGCCTACGCCATCGAGAAGGTTTCGGCCCACGAGTGGGACTGGCAGGCGATCGGCGAGGCGATCTACAAGGTATTCAGTATCCAGCTCGACGTTCCGGCCGAGACCATGGACCGACTCTCTCCCGAGAGCTTCCGGACCCTGCTCAAGGAGAACGTCCACCGGCTCTTCGACGAGAAACTCCAGGGCTTCGGTGACGAGCTGATGGACCACCTCATCAAGGTGATCATGCTCCAGACCATCGACGGCCAGTGGAAGGACCACCTCCTCTCCATCGACCACCTGAAGGAGGGGATCGGCCTGCGGGGCTACGGCCAGAAGGATCCCAAACAGGAGTACAAGAAGGAGGCCTACCAGCTCTTCATGGATATGATGGCGCGCATCGCCGAGGAGACCGTGGAGAAGATCTTCTGGGTCCAGATCACCCGCGAGGAGGATGTGGAGCAGCTGGAGGAGGAGCTTCCGAAGCAGCAGGCGAAGAAGATGGTCTTCAACCTCGGCGACGAGCCGGCCGCCATCGAACCGGTCAAGAGCAGGAAGGTGGCGGGCCGCAACGACCCGTGCCCCTGCGGGAGCGGGAAGAAGTACAAAAAGTGCTGCGGGAAATAGCGGGTTCTGGAGAAGGTTATGGAAATCAAGGGATTTCAGTTCTCCGCCGTTGAGGCGGCCATCAAGAAACCGGGGCGGCTCGACCTGGCGCTGATCTTTTCCGAAACGCCTGCTGCCGTGGCGGCAGTCTACACTACCAACAAGGTGAAGGCGGCCCCGGTGCTCATCGACCAGGAGCGGACCCAAAGCGGCGTGTGCCAGGCAATTGTCGTGAATAGCGGCAATGCCAACGCCTGTACTGGCCCACGGGGGATGGACGACGCTCTGGAAACCACGCGCCTGGTGGCGGAGGGGCTCGGCATTCCCGACGAGACGGTCCTTGTCTCCTCCACCGGCGTCATCGGCGTCCCGCTCCCCATGGAGCGGCTCCGGGCAGGGATCCGGCCCCTGGTGGACGGCCTCTCCGGCGGCACACTGGAGGACGTCTCCCGCGCCATCATGACCACCGATACCTTCCCCAAGCTCGAAACCCGCTGCGGGATGGCCGGTGGGAAGGAGTACACCATCGCCGGCATCGCCAAGGGGGCCGGGATGATCATGCCGAACATGGCCACCATGCTCGCCTTCATCGTCACCGATGCCGCCGTCGAGCCGGAATGGCTCCGGACGGCGTTTGCCGTCGGCATCGAGCGCTCCTTCAATGCCATCACCGTGGATGGCGACACCTCCACCAACGACAGCGCCATCCTCCTGGCCAACGGCGCCGCCGGTAATACACCGCTGAACGGCGCTGCCGATGGCGCTGCCGATTTCGTCCGGCTTCTCGACGAGGTGCTCCTGTCGCTGGCGAAGCTCATCGTGAGGGATGGCGAAGGGGCGACCAAGTTCGTTGAGGTAACCGTGCGGGGGGCGCGCTCCGATGCCGACGCGAAGCGGGCGGCCATGGCGGTTGCCAATTCCTGTCTCGTGAAGACCGCCTTCTTCGGCCAGGACGCCAACTGGGGGAGAATCTTCGCGGCGGTGGGCTATTCCGGAGCCGATGTGGAGCAGGAGCGGGCCGAACTCTTCTTTGACGATGTGCCGATGGTGAAAAACGGCGTCTTCGCCGGTGGCGATGCCGAGGCGCGCGGTTCTGAGGTCCTGCGGAAAAAGGACTTTTCGGTTGTCATCGACCTCCACCTCGGCGGGGGGACGGCGACGGTCTACACCTCGGATCTTTCGTACGATTACGTGAAAATCAATGCCGACTATCGGACGTGAATCATGGAACGGTGTGAAAATTCCTGCTTGCGAGGTATGGCGGAGGTGAAATCGATGGGGAGGCTGCGCGCTTTTCTGGTGGTGCTTGCTCTGTTGGTGTCGGGGGCTACAGCAGTGTCCGCGGCCGATATCAGAATAACCGAGATGGCGGTCACCACCAAGATCGTCCGGAACAATCCCATCGATTCGGTGAAGCGGATCTCGTCCACATCGGTCAAGGCGCTCTACTGTTTTACCCGGCTTGTGAATCCCTCGGGAGAGGAGAGCGTCATCAAGCATGTCTGGTACCAGAACGGCGAGGTGGTTGGCGAACAGGAACTCTCGGTGAAGGGAGAGAAGTGGCGAACCTGGAGCAAGAAGCCGATCGACCGGGAATCGGTCGGGAAGTGGCGGGTCGAGGCCCTCGACTCCGGAGGGAAGTTGCTGAAAGCGGTGGAATTCAAGATCAACTGAAGGGGGGCTCCGCTCCCCTTTTTTATTGCTACGGCCCGTCTCTTGCAGAATGTCCGGGTATGCTGACGTTGCGCGTGGAAACGGGGTAACGCTCCCATGATGCTCAATAGGTTTTTCATCATACTGGTGGTGCTGTTCAGCGCATTGACGGTCTGCGCCGGTGACGTGCCGATCATCCCTTCAGAAAAGGCGAGACTGATCGGCAAGGTCGTGGAAAAAGCCATGGCGGACGGGCTTGTTGCCGGTGGGGTCGTGCTGGTCGGCAACCGCACGGGGGTCGTCTACGAGACCTCCTTCGGCCGCGTGGCGGGAAGCCCCGATGCCCTCCCCGTTACCAGCGACACGATCTTCGACATCGCTTCCCTTACCAAGGTCATCGCTACTACGCCTGCTGTCATGAAGCTGGCGGAAGAGGGTCGGATACGTCTCGTCGATCCGCTGGTCCGGTGGTTTCCTGAATTCGCCGGCAAGGGGAAGGACGAGGTGCTGGTGGTCAATCTTCTGACGCACACCTCGGGGCTTGACGACTTCCCGCTCTCTTCCCAGGCGCCTCTCAAGAGCGCCATCGAGGGGGCCGCCGGCCAGAAGCTCAAGGGTGAGCCGGGGTATCGCTTCAAGTACGCGGACATCAACTTTATTCTTCTGGCTGAACTGGTACGTCGGGCGTCGGGACTCTCCCTCGACCGGTATGCTTCCGAATCCTTCTATGCGCCGCTCGGGATGTGGAACACCTGTTTCAATCCCGGGGGGGCGGTGGCCAGCCGCTGCGCTGCCACCCTCGACGGCACGGGGATACCGCAGTTCGGCAAGGTGCAGGACCATTCCGCTCGGCTCCTCGACGGAATGGCGGGGCATGCGGGGCTCTTCACCACGGCAGGCGACCTCGCCGCCTTCTGCCGGATGATCCTGAACGAAGGGACGCTCAACGGTCGCCGGGTGTTTGAGGCTCGAACCGTCAGCCAGATGACGGCTCCCTACTTCTCGCGGGGGGGGAAGGTGGCGCGCGGGCTCGGCTGGGATATCTCGTCTCCGTACTCGTCACCGCGCGGCAGCGGCTTCTCCGAATATTCCTTCGGGCATACCGGCTATTCGGGGGGGTCGATCTGGCTTGACCCGGAGAGCGGGGCGTACGTCATCTTTCTCTCCTCGCGCCTCGATTATCGCCATACCCGCGCCTTCAGCCAGTTGCGCAGCGACATCTCGACGCTGGCCTTCGAGATGCTCGAACCGGTCGCGTCGGCGCGCCTTGACGGGAGGGGAGCCACCCCCGCACCGTCCCGGTAAACTTCTTGACACCCACAGGCTCTTGTGCTAGCTTTTCCCGCGATTGTCCGCGGTTTGACAACGTTTTTCACGGGCCGTAGACACCCCGCCTGAGGAGGATTTCATGGGCAGCAGGCTTCTCCTTGCCGACGACAGCATCACCATTCAGAAGGTCGTAGGGATCATCTTCGCCAACGAGGATTATGAGCTGACCGTCGTCGACAACGGTGACGACGCCGTGGAGAAGGCCCGCGAGATCCGTCCCGATGCAATGCTGGTGGACGCGGTGATGCCCGGCAAGAACGGTTACGAAGTCTGCGTGGCGGTCCGCAGTGATCCCAATCTTCATGACGTGCCGATTCTCCTTATGACCGGAGCCTTCGAGCCCTTCGACGAGGAGCGGGCCCGCGAGAGCGGCGCAGACGACTTCATTTCCAAACCCTTCGAATCCCAGCAACTTATAGATAAGATAAAGAGTCTCACGGCGCTCCGCTCGACGCGGGCTGCCGCGCCGCCGGCAGCGGCGCCCCCCAGGCGGCTGTCGCCGATTCCGCCTCGATCGCTTTCGAAGAGCCGGCACCGGCACCGGTTCCCGAAGAGCCCGTCGCACCGGCCGTCCCCATGGTCGAGCCGCTCTTTGAGTCGCCCGCGGCCCCGGAGCCGATGTTTTTCGCCGAGGTGGAGGAAGTTTCTCCGGCCGATGACCTCTGGGGAGCCTTCGAGCTTGAGGATGAGGTTGTGGAGGAGGTTGCCTCCCCCGCTCCGGGGCGGGTAGAAGAGTCCTCCCACGCTGCAGCCGTGGCGCTCGCTTCGGTCGAAACGGCGGGGTTCGGCATCCCGGCCGAGGAGGATTTCGCCTTTGGCATCGAGGAGGAGCCGGTTGCGCCGGAGTCCGCTGCTACGGAGCAGTTCGAGGCGCTCTCCGCGGATACCTTCTCCTTTGAATCCGTTTCCGCTCCCCCGGCAGATCCTTTCGCATTCGAGGTGGAGGAGCCAGCGGTCCCCGTCGTGGAAGAGCCGTCCGCCGCTTTTGCCGCGCCGGTCGTCGACTCCTTCGTCCCGGCGTTCGAGGAGCCGATTCCGCCGGTCGTCGAGCAGCAGTTCGCTCCCGAAGAGGAGTATGTCCCGGCGGAGGCTCCGATCGCTCCGGTTGCGACCACCGCCGCGCCTGCCGGAACCATCACCCTCACCGAGGAGCAACTTGCCGCGGCAATCTCCCGGATTTCACGGGAGATCATCGAGAAGATCGCCTGGGAAGTTGTTCCCGATCTGGCGGAAACGCTCATCAAGGAAGAGATCCGCAAGATCAAGGAAGGAAGCTAGGAACGGCACCTGGCGGCTGGAGAGCGGCCGAACGCGCTTATAACTCCAATGGGGATGCTTCATCCCCATTTTTATTTTGAAAACGGAAAAGGATACTCCAATGGCAGACAAGGAACTTGCCAAGGTTTACGAACCGCAGGCCGTTGAAGAGAAGTGGTACGCAACCTGGGAGAGGGAGGGATATTTTCGTGGCGAGGCGACGAGCGAAAAGCCCGCCTACAGCATCGTCATCCCTCCGCCGAACGTCACCGGCGCCCTCCACATGGGGCATGCCCTCAACAACACCCTTCAGGATATCCTCTGCCGCTGGAAACGGATGAGCGGCTACAATGTCCTCTGGATGCCCGGCACCGACCACGCCGGCATCGCGACCCAGAACGTGGTTGAGCGCCAGCTGGCCGGTGAGGGGAAGGACCGTCACGAGCTCGGACGCTCGGCATTCATCGACCGGGTCTGGAAATGGAAGGCCGAGTCGGGGGGGCAGATCATCGGGCAGCTGAAGCGAATCGGTGCCTCCTGCGACTGGGAGCGCGAGCGTTTCACTATGGACGAAGGGCTTTCCAAGGCGGTGCGCGAGGTTTTTGTCCGCCTCTACGAGGAGGGGCTCATCTACCGGGACAACCGGCTCATCAACTGGTGTCCCCGCTGCCACACGGCCCTCTCAGACATTGAGGTGGAGCACGAGGACAAGGCCGGCCACCTCTGGCACATCCGCTATCCCGTGGCGGGGGAGCCGGGGCGCTTCGTGGTGGTGGCCACCACCCGTCCGGAGACGATGCTCGGGGACACCGCCGTGGCGGTCCACCCGGAGGATGAACGCTACGCCGATCTGGTGGGTAAGATGGTGCTGCTGCCGCTGGTGAACCGGAAGATTCCGGTGGTGGCCGACGAGTACGTCGACCGCGAGTTCGGCACCGGTGTGGTGAAGATCACCCCCGCCCACGACTTCAACGATTTCGAGGTCGGCAAGCGCCATAACCTGGACCGGATCAACATCTTTGACGAATCGGGCTTCATCAACGCCGCCGGCCACCAGTACGAGGGGCTCGACCGCTTTGCCGCCCGGAAGAAGATCGTGACGGATCTTGAGGCGCAGGGGCTTCTGGAGAAGATCGACGACCACGCCCTGGCCGTGGGGGGGTGCTACCGCTGCAAGACAGTGGTGGAGCCGTACCTGTCGCTCCAGTGGTACGTGAACGTTGGCCCCCTGGCGGAGCGGGCCCTGGCCGCCGTCAAGGACGGTCGCACCCGCATCATTCCCCAGCAGTGGGAAAACACCTACTACGACTGGCTGGAGAACATCCGCGACTGGTGCATCTCGCGCCAGATCTGGTGGGGGCACCGGATCCCCGCCTGGTACTGCGACCACTGCGGCGAGACCACCGTCGCCAAGGTCGATCCGACGGCCTGCTCGAAATGCGGCAGCGCCAACATCCGTCAGGAGACCGACGTCCTCGACACCTGGTTCTCCTCCGCCCTCTGGCCGTTCTCCACCATGGGATGGCCCGACCGGACGCCGGAACTTGCCACCTTCTACCCCACGTCGTGCCTCGTCACCGGCTTCGACATCCTCTTCTTCTGGGTCGCCCGGATGATGATGATGGGGCTCCACTTCATGGACGAGGTGCCGTTCCGCGACGTCTATATCCATGCTCTGGTGCGCGACGCCCAGGGGCAGAAGATGAGCAAGTCCAAGGGGAACGTCATCGATCCCCTCACCGTCATCGACCAGTACGGCACCGACGCCTTCCGCTTTACCCTGGCCGCCTTTGCCGCCCAGGGGCGCGACATCAAGCTGGCCGAAGAGCGGATTGCCGGTTACCGCAACTTCGCCAACAAGATCTGGAACGCCTCTCGCTTCTGCCTGATGAACCTGGAAGGGTTCGATCCGGCTGCGGTGGACCCGGCGGCCCTGGAGCTCTCCAACGCCGACCGCTGGATCCTCTACCGGCTGAACGCTGCGGCGGCGGAGACCCGGGAGGCGCTGGAGGCCTACCGCTTTAACGATGCGGCCGGTGCCCTCTACCGCTTCACCTGGAGCGAGTTCTGCGACTGGTACATCGAACTGGTGAAGGACGATCTCTACCGCGGCGACGCCTCGCGGCAGCAGTCGGCCCGGTACGTCCTCTGGCTGGTGCTGGAGCATCTGCTGCGGCTGCTCCACCCCTTCATGCCGTTCATTTCCGAGGAGATCTGGCAGGCGCTCCCCGGTACGCGGCCGACGTCGAGCATCATGACCGCCCCGTGGCCGGTTCCGAATCAGGCGTGGGACTTTGCCGAAGGGGCCGCCGAAATGGAGCTCGTCATGGAGGTGATCCGGGGGATCCGGAACATCCGGGGCGAGATGGAAGTCCCCCCCTCCCGGGAGATCGCGGCGATCCTGAACTGCGGCTCCGATGCCAGCCTCCACCTCCTTAGAAAGAACGAGGCATACGTCATGAGCCTGGCGCGGCTCTCGGACCTTGCCATCGGCTCCGGCCTCGACAAGCCGGCCGATGCGGCGATCCAGGTGGCGGGCGACGTCGAGATCGCCGTGCCGCTCAAGGGGCTCGTGGATGTGGAGGAGGAGGAGAAACGACTCCTGAAGGAGATCGGAAAGCTGGAGAAGGACGAGGAGTTTCTGGCGAAAAAGCTCCAGAATCCCTCCTTCGTCGAGCGTGCCCCCGCCGACGTGGTGGAGAAGGAGCGGGAGAAGCTGACCGAGGCGGTCCAGAAAAAGGAAGTGCTGCTGGCCAGTCTCGAAAAGATCCGAAGGCTCCGGTGACCGGAGAAACGCGCCGTTGATTCCCTCATCAACGGCGTTTTTTTTTACCTGCCCGATGGCGGAATGATTTTTGCTGAAGCTAATGTTTCCGTTGCCATCGGTGGTCAAATCGGGTAAAAGCCGGATGGTGGTGACGATTATCGGCAGTGACGCGGATACGGGAGTCTCATGGCAAACCTGAAGCGGTATAATGATGGGCTCTTCAAGCTCGATCTCTGGATCCGGCGGCTTCTCGCCATGGGGGACTGGGAACTCCTCCACACGGCATTGTGCGACGGCGCGTGCGAAATCGTCCGGGCGGAGACCGCCGCGTTTACCTCCGTCGATCTTCCGGGGGGAACCATCACTTACACGGCGGCTTCGGGGGGGTGGAATCCCATGGTGAGCGGGATGACGGAACCGCTCACCAGCGGCAGTCTCTGTGCTTCGGTGGCGGTCTGCGGCACGCCGCTGCGCCTCGACCGCATCGACTCTCCACGCCGGGAGAACTGTGAACTCCTGAAGGTCATGGAGATGGATACCGCCCTGCTGGTGCCGGTATTCGAGGATGGCCGGGTAACCGGCTGCATCTCGGCATACCGGCTCGGGCACCCCTTCGACCAGATCGACGAACAGCTCCTCCAGCAGTATGCGCACTCGGCGTCGATGGTGATGAGGAACTTCCGCCTCATGGAAGATCTAAGGCGCCATGCGGCGATGCTTGAGGAGGAGATTGCCGAGCGCTCCCGCGCCGAGGAAACCATCCGCCAGATGGCTTACTACGATGCGCTCACCGGCCTTCCCAACCGCCGGCTCTTCAACGATCGTCTCCAGCAGTCCCTGGCCATGGCCCAGCGTCAGGAACGGCCGCTGGCGGTCATGTTCCTTGATCTCGACCGCTTTAAGGTGATCAACGACACCCTCGGACACACCATCGGGGACCAGCTTCTTATGGCCGTCGCCCGGCGGCTCCGGGAGTGCTGCCGGCGGGAGGGGGATACGGTGGCGCGGCAGGGAGGGGACGAGTTCATCATCACCCTTTCGCTCGTCTCTGAGGCAAAGGACGCCGTCACGGTCGCCCAGAAGATCATCGAAGGATTCCATCGGCCGTTTTCCGTCGACGGCCACGAGCTGTTCGTCACCACGAGCATCGGCATCAGCTTTTTCCCTCACGACGGCCAGACCGGCGATGCCCTCGTCAAGAACGCCGATTTTGCCATGTACCGGGCGAAGGAGCAGGGAAGGAACAACTTTCAGCTCTACGCACCGGAGATGAACTCGCGGGCGTTCGACCGGCTCGCCCTGGAAAACAGCCTCCGCAAGGCCCTCGACCGCGAGGAATTCATCCTTTACTACCAGCCGAAAGTCAACGTCGAGCATTGCCAGATAACCTGCATGGAGGCGCTGGTCCGCTGGCAGCATCCGGAGCAGGGAATCGTTCCGCCGTCCCGGTTCATTCCGCTGGCCGAGGAGACGGGGCTGATCGTCCCCCTCGGCGAGTGGGTCCTGCGCACCGCCTGCCGCCAGAACAGGCTCTGGCAGGACGCGGGCTACCCCCCCATGCAGATCGCCGTGAACCTCTCTCCCCGCCAGTTGAAGCAGGGAGACCTCGTGGCGACCGTGCGCAGTGCGCTGGATGAGTCGGGGCTCGATCCCCGGTGGCTCATTCTCGAGGTGACCGAGGGGATCATGATGGAGAGCGACGAGGGGACCCTCGCGACCTTCCGGATCCTGGAACGGATGGGGGTGCAGATCGCCATCGACGACTTCGGCACCGGGTACTCCTCCCTGCACTATCTGAAGAAGTTCCCGGTCCATGCCCTCAAAATAGACCGCTCCTTTGTCCGCGACATCACCTCCAATTCCGACGACGAGGCGATCGCCAGCGCGGTCATCACCATGGCAAAGGGGCTCAACCTGCGGGTGGTTGCCGAAGGGGTGGAGACCGTCGAGCAACTGGAGGTGCTCCGGGCTCTCGACTGCCGCTACATGCAGGGACATCTCTTCAGCAAGCCGGCTCCCGCCGAACAGTTCGCCCCGCTCCTCGGCAGTGCCGCCGGGGCTTACCTCAACTTCGGCACCTGGTGCTGACGGAGGAGCGATGTCGCCATTCGCCATTTTTGCATTTTTCGCCTTCGCGCTCGGGGCTGCGGTCGGCTCGTTCCTCAATGTCTGCATCTACCGGCTGCCGGCGGGGGAGTCGGTCGTCTCCCCCCCATCCCGTTGCCCCGCCTGCGGCTCGAAGATCCGCCCCTGGGACAATATCCCGGTCGTGAGCTGGCTGCTGCTGCGTGGCGCATGCCGGGACTGCGGCGCGAGGATCTCTCCCCGGTATGCCCTGGTGGAGCTTCTGAACGGTCTGCTCACTCTGGCCCTCTTCCTCAAGTTCGGACCGACACCCAGCTTCCTCGTCCTCTTTCTCTTCTGCTCGGCGCTCGTGGCGATCACCTTCATCGATCTCGATCACCAGATCATCCCCGACGTGATCAGCCTGCCGGGGATCGTCGCCGGCTTCGCCTGCTCGTTCTTCCTCCCGTGGCTCGGCTGGAAGAGCTCCCTCATCGGCATCGTGGCCGGCGGTGGGAGCCTGCTCCTCGTGGCCTGGCTCTACGAGCTCTTCACGAAGAAGGAGGGGATGGGAGGGGGAGACATCAAGCTCCTGGCCATGATGGGGGCGTTCCTCGGCTGGCGAGCGATACCCTTTGTCATCTTCGCCAGCTCCCTCGTTGGCTCCATTGTGGGGGTGACGCTCATGCTGGTGCAGAAGAAAGATTCCAAGCTCGCCATCCCCTTTGGTCCGTTCCTCGCCCTTGGCGCCATTCTCTACATCTTCTTCGGGAAAACCATCATCCTCTGGTACCTGAACCTCGGCGCCCGCTGACCGGCCGTCCAGGGAGGCCCGTCATGAAGCAGTTCCGCTTCAGTCTCGGTTTCCTCATCCTCTCGTCGCTCTCGTTCCTCCTGATCCTCACCTGGGTTCTGCTGAGCCTCATCTCCTTCCGGACCGCCGAAAATGACATCCTGCAGCAGAAGGGGGAGAAGGCGCGGCTGCTCCTCTCCTCCTTCGTCACTCTTCTTCCCCCCTCCCTCGCCGATACGCCGGCGTCTTCCGCCGCCGTTTTAGCCCGACGGCTCGCCGGGGAGAAGGAATTCATCGGCATCCTCGTGGTGGGAAAGGACGGTGCGCCATTGTTCGCCCTGGGCGAGGCAGGGGGAGGGGACGGGAGGTTGCGCGAGCTCCTTGCCGGCGGCGGTGTGGTTTCCGTCACCGAAGATAAGGGGCGTCTGAGCGGCTACGCCCCGGTGATGCGGGACGGTGCGGTGGCCGGTGCCGCGCGGCTGGTCCTCTCACTAGCTGGGGAGAAGCGGCTCCTCGGTCAGTCGCGGCATCTCTTTCTCGCCTATTTCGTCCTGGACTTCGTTCTCCTCCTGGCCGTTGGCTCGCTCCTTCTCTCCCGTTTCATCGTGGCTCCGGTCCGCAGGCTCCTTGCCGCCACGGAGCGGTTGCGGGCCGGCGACTTCTCGCACCGGGCCGTGGTTCCGGGGGGGCGCGAGATTGCCGAACTGGCCGAATCGTTCAATGCCATGGTGGTGGAGTTGCGGCAGCGGCGGGAGGAGGCCGATCGTTACGTTGCAACCCTGGAACGGGCGAACCGTGAGCTTCAGGTGGCCCGGGAGGAGACGATCCGCTCCGAGAAAATGGCATCGGTGGGGCTTCTTGCCGCTGGCACTGCCCATGAGGTCGGCACCCCCCTGGCGGCGATCATGGGATACGCCGCACTGCTGCGGGAGGAGCTCTCCGGCGACGCGGAAAAAGAGGACTACCTGCGCCGGATCGTCCAGGATGCGGAACGGATCGACCGCATTGTCCGCGATCTCCTCGACTTTGCCCGGCCGGTCACCGCCCCCGACCAGGAGATCGACGTGGCACCTCTCATCGCATCAACCGTGGAGATGCTTTCCCGGCAGGGGCTCTTCAAGCAGGTGGAGGTCTCGGTGGAGACCCCCGAAGGGCTCCCCCGCCCTGCGGTGGAGCCGGGCCGGTTTCAGCAGGTGCTGATCAATCTCATCATCAACGCCCGCGACGCCATGGCCGGCGGGGGGCGGCTGGAGATCCGCGCGCTGGCGGGGATGTTTACCCCGCTCCCCGAGCTCCCTCTGCCGGCGGCTCCGCCGGCAGTCGGCGGCCGGCGCAAGGGCGATTTCGGCGGTGCGTTCCGGACCCCCTTTGCGGTGGGGGGGGCGGAAATCCGTTGCGTGCGGGTTGAAGTGGCGGATACGGGGGAGGGGATTCCGGCGGAGTGGCTGGCGCGGATCTTCGACCCCTTCTTCACCACCAAGGAGCCGGGGAGGGGGACGGGGCTCGGCCTCGCCATTTCGGCGCGGATTATCGACTCATTTGGGGGAAGGATCACGGTGGAAAGCACCCCAGGACAGGGCTCGCGGTTCATCGTCTGGCTTCCGGCTCCGCCGGAGCTGCAACCCCACGGAGAGCAGGATGACGAATAGACGCGTACTCGTCGTGGACGATGAAGAGAACCTGAGGCACATGCTTCGGGTCATGCTCCGCCGGAGCGGCTACGACGTGGACGAGGCGGCGGACGGCGCGGACGCCCTTGTTCTCGCCCGGCGGGCGCCCTACGATTTCATCCTCTGCGATATCAGGATGCCGGTCCTCGACGGCCCCGGTTTTCTCCGCGCGGCCCGCGAGGAGGGGCTTCCCTGCACGGTCGTCATGATGTCGGCCTATGGGACCATCGACACGGCGATCTCGTGCATGAAGGAGGGAGCATACGACTACATCTCCAAGCCGTTCAAAAACGACGAGATCCTCCTGGTATTGAGAAAGGCCGAGGAGCGTGAGCGGCTGAAGAGCGAGAACCGGCGACTGCGTCATGAGGTGGCGCGGGAGTATTCCTTCGGAAACATCGTCAGTCGCAGCGCCCGGATGCGGGAAGTCTTCCGGCTCATCGAGAAGGTTGCCGCCGTCAAGAGCAGCATCCTGATCCTCGGCGAATCGGGGACCGGCAAGGAACTGGTGGCGCGGGCCATCCACTATAACGGCGTCCGCCGCGCCGGCCCATTCGTCGCCGTGAACTGCGGAGCGATCCCCGAGAACTTGCTGGAGTCAGAGTTGTTCGGGCACGTGCGCGGCGCGTTCACCGATGCCATTGCCGACCGGCGGGGGCTCTTCGAGGAGGCC contains:
- the argJ gene encoding bifunctional glutamate N-acetyltransferase/amino-acid acetyltransferase ArgJ: MEIKGFQFSAVEAAIKKPGRLDLALIFSETPAAVAAVYTTNKVKAAPVLIDQERTQSGVCQAIVVNSGNANACTGPRGMDDALETTRLVAEGLGIPDETVLVSSTGVIGVPLPMERLRAGIRPLVDGLSGGTLEDVSRAIMTTDTFPKLETRCGMAGGKEYTIAGIAKGAGMIMPNMATMLAFIVTDAAVEPEWLRTAFAVGIERSFNAITVDGDTSTNDSAILLANGAAGNTPLNGAADGAADFVRLLDEVLLSLAKLIVRDGEGATKFVEVTVRGARSDADAKRAAMAVANSCLVKTAFFGQDANWGRIFAAVGYSGADVEQERAELFFDDVPMVKNGVFAGGDAEARGSEVLRKKDFSVVIDLHLGGGTATVYTSDLSYDYVKINADYRT
- a CDS encoding DUF2914 domain-containing protein; the protein is MGRLRAFLVVLALLVSGATAVSAADIRITEMAVTTKIVRNNPIDSVKRISSTSVKALYCFTRLVNPSGEESVIKHVWYQNGEVVGEQELSVKGEKWRTWSKKPIDRESVGKWRVEALDSGGKLLKAVEFKIN
- a CDS encoding serine hydrolase domain-containing protein, producing MMLNRFFIILVVLFSALTVCAGDVPIIPSEKARLIGKVVEKAMADGLVAGGVVLVGNRTGVVYETSFGRVAGSPDALPVTSDTIFDIASLTKVIATTPAVMKLAEEGRIRLVDPLVRWFPEFAGKGKDEVLVVNLLTHTSGLDDFPLSSQAPLKSAIEGAAGQKLKGEPGYRFKYADINFILLAELVRRASGLSLDRYASESFYAPLGMWNTCFNPGGAVASRCAATLDGTGIPQFGKVQDHSARLLDGMAGHAGLFTTAGDLAAFCRMILNEGTLNGRRVFEARTVSQMTAPYFSRGGKVARGLGWDISSPYSSPRGSGFSEYSFGHTGYSGGSIWLDPESGAYVIFLSSRLDYRHTRAFSQLRSDISTLAFEMLEPVASARLDGRGATPAPSR
- a CDS encoding valine--tRNA ligase; this encodes MADKELAKVYEPQAVEEKWYATWEREGYFRGEATSEKPAYSIVIPPPNVTGALHMGHALNNTLQDILCRWKRMSGYNVLWMPGTDHAGIATQNVVERQLAGEGKDRHELGRSAFIDRVWKWKAESGGQIIGQLKRIGASCDWERERFTMDEGLSKAVREVFVRLYEEGLIYRDNRLINWCPRCHTALSDIEVEHEDKAGHLWHIRYPVAGEPGRFVVVATTRPETMLGDTAVAVHPEDERYADLVGKMVLLPLVNRKIPVVADEYVDREFGTGVVKITPAHDFNDFEVGKRHNLDRINIFDESGFINAAGHQYEGLDRFAARKKIVTDLEAQGLLEKIDDHALAVGGCYRCKTVVEPYLSLQWYVNVGPLAERALAAVKDGRTRIIPQQWENTYYDWLENIRDWCISRQIWWGHRIPAWYCDHCGETTVAKVDPTACSKCGSANIRQETDVLDTWFSSALWPFSTMGWPDRTPELATFYPTSCLVTGFDILFFWVARMMMMGLHFMDEVPFRDVYIHALVRDAQGQKMSKSKGNVIDPLTVIDQYGTDAFRFTLAAFAAQGRDIKLAEERIAGYRNFANKIWNASRFCLMNLEGFDPAAVDPAALELSNADRWILYRLNAAAAETREALEAYRFNDAAGALYRFTWSEFCDWYIELVKDDLYRGDASRQQSARYVLWLVLEHLLRLLHPFMPFISEEIWQALPGTRPTSSIMTAPWPVPNQAWDFAEGAAEMELVMEVIRGIRNIRGEMEVPPSREIAAILNCGSDASLHLLRKNEAYVMSLARLSDLAIGSGLDKPADAAIQVAGDVEIAVPLKGLVDVEEEEKRLLKEIGKLEKDEEFLAKKLQNPSFVERAPADVVEKEREKLTEAVQKKEVLLASLEKIRRLR
- a CDS encoding bifunctional diguanylate cyclase/phosphodiesterase, coding for MANLKRYNDGLFKLDLWIRRLLAMGDWELLHTALCDGACEIVRAETAAFTSVDLPGGTITYTAASGGWNPMVSGMTEPLTSGSLCASVAVCGTPLRLDRIDSPRRENCELLKVMEMDTALLVPVFEDGRVTGCISAYRLGHPFDQIDEQLLQQYAHSASMVMRNFRLMEDLRRHAAMLEEEIAERSRAEETIRQMAYYDALTGLPNRRLFNDRLQQSLAMAQRQERPLAVMFLDLDRFKVINDTLGHTIGDQLLMAVARRLRECCRREGDTVARQGGDEFIITLSLVSEAKDAVTVAQKIIEGFHRPFSVDGHELFVTTSIGISFFPHDGQTGDALVKNADFAMYRAKEQGRNNFQLYAPEMNSRAFDRLALENSLRKALDREEFILYYQPKVNVEHCQITCMEALVRWQHPEQGIVPPSRFIPLAEETGLIVPLGEWVLRTACRQNRLWQDAGYPPMQIAVNLSPRQLKQGDLVATVRSALDESGLDPRWLILEVTEGIMMESDEGTLATFRILERMGVQIAIDDFGTGYSSLHYLKKFPVHALKIDRSFVRDITSNSDDEAIASAVITMAKGLNLRVVAEGVETVEQLEVLRALDCRYMQGHLFSKPAPAEQFAPLLGSAAGAYLNFGTWC
- a CDS encoding prepilin peptidase, translated to MSPFAIFAFFAFALGAAVGSFLNVCIYRLPAGESVVSPPSRCPACGSKIRPWDNIPVVSWLLLRGACRDCGARISPRYALVELLNGLLTLALFLKFGPTPSFLVLFLFCSALVAITFIDLDHQIIPDVISLPGIVAGFACSFFLPWLGWKSSLIGIVAGGGSLLLVAWLYELFTKKEGMGGGDIKLLAMMGAFLGWRAIPFVIFASSLVGSIVGVTLMLVQKKDSKLAIPFGPFLALGAILYIFFGKTIILWYLNLGAR